Proteins co-encoded in one Streptomyces diastaticus subsp. diastaticus genomic window:
- a CDS encoding SsgA family sporulation/cell division regulator, protein MNTTVSCELHLRLVVSSESSLPVPAGLRYDTADPYAVHATFHTGAEETVEWVFARDLLAEGLHRPTGTGDVRVWPSRSHGQGVVCIALSSPEGEALLEAPARALESFLKRTDAAVPPGTEHRHFDLDTELSHILAES, encoded by the coding sequence ATGAACACCACGGTCAGCTGCGAGCTGCACCTGCGCCTCGTTGTGTCGAGCGAGTCCTCACTGCCTGTTCCCGCAGGACTGCGGTATGACACGGCCGATCCCTATGCCGTGCACGCCACCTTCCACACCGGAGCCGAGGAGACGGTCGAGTGGGTGTTCGCCCGCGATCTCCTCGCCGAGGGCCTGCACCGGCCCACCGGCACCGGCGACGTCCGCGTCTGGCCGTCCCGCAGCCACGGTCAGGGCGTCGTCTGCATCGCCCTGAGCTCCCCCGAAGGTGAGGCTCTGCTCGAAGCCCCGGCGCGGGCGCTGGAATCCTTCCTGAAGCGCACGGACGCGGCGGTGCCCCCGGGTACCGAGCACCGTCACTTCGATCTCGACACGGAGCTGTCGCACATCCTCGCCGAGAGCTGA
- a CDS encoding TIGR02611 family protein: protein MNTGSDDAGSTAVVEDGAAKKPGRALGSRAPRFVRRSRALHLSWQVGVFVVGLAVVVAGVLMLALPGPGWLVIFAGMAIWSTEFVWAQLVLRWTRRKVTEAAQRALDPKVRRRNLILTSVAVVIGAALCALYLWRFGLTPPWRITW, encoded by the coding sequence ATGAATACGGGGAGTGACGACGCCGGTTCCACCGCAGTGGTGGAGGACGGCGCGGCGAAGAAGCCCGGGCGGGCGCTCGGATCGCGGGCGCCGCGGTTCGTCCGGCGCAGCCGCGCCCTGCACCTGAGCTGGCAGGTGGGCGTCTTCGTGGTGGGTCTGGCCGTCGTCGTGGCGGGTGTGCTGATGCTGGCCCTGCCCGGTCCGGGGTGGCTGGTGATCTTCGCCGGCATGGCCATCTGGTCCACCGAGTTCGTCTGGGCGCAACTGGTGCTGCGCTGGACGCGCCGGAAGGTCACCGAGGCGGCGCAGCGGGCCCTCGATCCGAAGGTCCGCCGCCGGAACCTCATCCTGACCTCGGTCGCCGTGGTGATCGGCGCCGCCCTGTGCGCGCTCTACCTCTGGCGCTTCGGGCTGACGCCGCCCTGGCGGATCACCTGGTGA
- a CDS encoding SRPBCC family protein, protein MDLNHYRFRSRWVLPAAPDAVYQVLEDVPGYPLWWREVREVVRTSETEGLLRFRSLLPYDLRVTARLRRQDPAARLLEAALDGDLVGSLVWRVGAACGGARVDFDQEVRVTSRTMRLLAVPGRPLFRANHALMMRSGRAGLVRLLAGAKPV, encoded by the coding sequence ATGGACCTGAACCACTACCGCTTCCGCAGTCGCTGGGTCCTCCCGGCGGCCCCCGACGCCGTCTACCAGGTGCTGGAGGACGTCCCCGGCTACCCCCTCTGGTGGCGCGAGGTGCGTGAAGTGGTGCGTACCTCCGAGACGGAAGGCCTGCTCCGCTTCCGCTCGCTGCTCCCGTACGACCTGCGCGTCACCGCCCGCCTCCGGCGGCAGGACCCGGCCGCCCGCCTGCTCGAAGCGGCCCTCGACGGCGACCTGGTGGGGAGCCTGGTGTGGCGGGTCGGCGCCGCCTGTGGCGGCGCGCGGGTCGACTTCGACCAGGAGGTCCGGGTGACCTCCCGGACGATGCGCCTGCTGGCGGTTCCCGGCCGTCCCCTCTTCCGTGCCAACCACGCCCTGATGATGCGGTCCGGGCGCGCGGGGCTGGTGCGGCTGCTCGCCGGTGCGAAGCCGGTTTGA
- a CDS encoding DNA polymerase III subunit epsilon: MTHWYEGPLAALSLRATGPDTEADRLVTAALVVQDLAGARPRTLRWLVSPGVAMTEEQAARLGLTHDQVVRTGRWPAPVMEEVGRALAGHAAAGRPLVVDDAPAALTLLDRELRRHRASSLGAYLSGVPLSVLDPRVLDTELDRYRKGSRHLDALCVRYGVPAPEPHDAADQARVAIEVVRSLARVFAPRLERLTPGELHALQEDWHAAQVRHGPGPAVREGTAGGWPLRPRAAAAV, from the coding sequence ATGACGCACTGGTACGAAGGCCCGTTGGCCGCGCTGAGCCTCAGGGCGACAGGGCCGGACACCGAGGCAGACCGGCTGGTGACGGCCGCCCTCGTCGTCCAGGACCTGGCGGGAGCCCGCCCGAGGACGCTGCGCTGGCTGGTCAGCCCCGGGGTGGCGATGACCGAGGAGCAAGCCGCCCGGCTCGGCCTGACGCATGATCAGGTCGTGCGCACGGGCCGCTGGCCGGCGCCGGTGATGGAGGAGGTCGGCCGGGCGCTCGCCGGGCACGCGGCGGCGGGCCGCCCGCTGGTGGTGGACGACGCGCCCGCCGCCCTGACCCTGCTCGACCGCGAACTGCGGCGCCACCGCGCCTCGTCGCTCGGCGCCTACCTGTCCGGGGTGCCGCTGAGCGTGCTCGACCCACGTGTCCTCGACACCGAGCTGGACCGGTACCGCAAGGGCTCACGGCACCTGGACGCCCTCTGCGTCCGCTACGGCGTACCCGCGCCCGAGCCGCACGACGCGGCTGATCAGGCGCGGGTCGCGATCGAGGTGGTGCGGTCGCTGGCGCGGGTCTTCGCGCCCCGGCTGGAGCGGCTGACGCCGGGCGAACTCCACGCGCTCCAGGAGGACTGGCACGCGGCGCAGGTACGGCACGGGCCGGGGCCGGCGGTGCGGGAGGGCACGGCCGGCGGGTGGCCGCTGCGTCCGCGGGCGGCGGCCGCCGTCTGA
- a CDS encoding DinB family protein gives MTTDCNGLLVDQLDWHRTHLLRPRPAGLTDAECFWEPAEGCWNIRPAGTGPWPAAAGSGGWTIDHAFPEPAPPPVTTTARRPGHLIAGVLGTRLAAHFGGPETDYGSFAYAGTAEEALHQLDARYAEWVAGVRGLGLDELEQPPGPSEGPFAEAPMAALVLHITRETAHHGAEIGTLRDLWAHRPPTG, from the coding sequence GTGACCACGGACTGCAACGGCCTCCTCGTCGATCAGCTCGACTGGCACCGGACCCACCTGCTCCGCCCCCGCCCCGCCGGGCTCACCGACGCCGAGTGCTTCTGGGAGCCGGCCGAGGGGTGCTGGAACATCCGTCCGGCGGGGACCGGCCCCTGGCCGGCGGCGGCCGGCTCCGGCGGCTGGACCATCGACCACGCCTTTCCCGAGCCCGCCCCGCCGCCGGTCACCACGACCGCCCGGCGGCCGGGCCACCTGATCGCCGGGGTGCTCGGCACCCGCCTCGCCGCCCACTTCGGCGGCCCGGAGACGGACTACGGCAGCTTCGCGTACGCGGGCACCGCCGAGGAGGCCCTCCACCAGCTCGACGCCCGGTACGCGGAGTGGGTGGCCGGGGTGCGCGGGCTCGGCCTCGACGAACTGGAGCAGCCCCCCGGGCCCTCCGAGGGCCCGTTCGCCGAGGCGCCCATGGCGGCCCTGGTCCTGCACATCACCCGGGAGACCGCCCACCACGGTGCCGAGATCGGCACCCTGCGCGACCTGTGGGCGCACCGCCCGCCGACCGGCTGA
- the thrS gene encoding threonine--tRNA ligase codes for MIIQRDSEREERVVTTGTTAADLFAGERTVIAARVDGELRDLAYAPGDGESVEPVDISSEDGLNILRHSTAHVMAQAVQELFPEAKLGIGPPVKGGFYYDFDVAEPFTPEDLKRVEKKMQEIQKRGQRFSRRVTTDEDARVELADEPYKLELIGLKGNAAQAADGADAEVGGGELTIYDNLDAKTGELCWKDLCRGPHLPTTRNIPAFKLMRSAAAYWRGSEKNPQLQRIYGTAWPSKEELKAHLEFLAEAEKRDHRKLGTELDLFSFPDELGPGLAVFHPKGGVVRKEMETYSRRRHEDAGYEFVNTPHISKEQLFETSGHLPNYAEGMFPPIEFDGQNYRLKAMNCPMHNLIFKGRGRSYRELPLRLFEFGTVYRYEKSGVVHGLTRSRGFTQDDSHIYCTKEQMPQELDSLLTFVLDLLRDYGLNQFELELSTRDPESDKFIGEDAEWEEATEALRQAAEKQGLPLVPDPGGAAYYGPKISVQARDAIGRSWQMSTIQVDFQQPKRFGLEYTAADGSRQQPVMIHRALFGSIERFFAVLLEHYAGAFPAWLAPVQAVGIPIGDAHVSYLQEFAADAKARGLRVEVDASSDRMQKKIRNHQKAKVPFMIIVGDEDMNAGTVSFRYRDGSQENGIAREDAIAKLLDVVERRVQV; via the coding sequence GTGATCATCCAACGCGATTCCGAGCGGGAAGAACGCGTGGTGACGACGGGCACTACGGCCGCCGACCTCTTCGCCGGCGAGCGCACCGTGATCGCCGCCCGGGTGGACGGCGAGCTGCGGGACCTCGCGTACGCCCCGGGCGACGGCGAGAGCGTCGAGCCCGTCGACATCTCGTCCGAGGACGGGCTGAACATCCTGCGCCACTCCACCGCCCACGTGATGGCCCAGGCCGTGCAGGAGCTCTTCCCCGAGGCGAAGCTCGGCATCGGCCCGCCGGTCAAGGGCGGCTTCTACTACGACTTCGACGTCGCCGAGCCCTTCACCCCGGAGGACCTCAAGCGCGTCGAGAAGAAGATGCAGGAGATCCAGAAGCGCGGCCAGCGCTTCTCCCGCCGGGTCACCACCGACGAGGACGCCCGCGTCGAGCTGGCCGACGAGCCGTACAAGCTGGAGCTGATCGGCCTCAAGGGCAACGCCGCGCAGGCCGCCGACGGTGCCGACGCGGAGGTGGGCGGCGGCGAGCTGACCATCTACGACAACCTCGACGCCAAGACCGGCGAACTGTGCTGGAAGGACCTCTGCCGAGGCCCCCACCTGCCCACCACCCGGAACATCCCCGCCTTCAAGCTGATGCGCTCCGCCGCCGCCTACTGGCGCGGCAGCGAGAAGAACCCGCAGCTCCAGCGGATCTACGGCACCGCCTGGCCCTCCAAGGAGGAGCTGAAGGCGCACCTGGAGTTCCTCGCCGAGGCCGAGAAGCGCGACCACCGCAAGCTCGGCACCGAGCTGGACCTCTTCTCCTTCCCCGACGAACTGGGCCCCGGCCTCGCCGTCTTCCACCCCAAGGGCGGGGTGGTCCGCAAGGAGATGGAGACCTACTCGCGCAGGCGCCACGAGGACGCCGGGTACGAGTTCGTCAACACCCCCCACATCTCGAAGGAACAGCTCTTCGAGACCTCCGGGCACCTGCCGAACTACGCCGAGGGCATGTTCCCGCCCATCGAGTTCGACGGGCAGAACTACCGCCTCAAGGCGATGAACTGCCCCATGCACAACCTGATCTTCAAGGGCCGGGGCCGCTCCTACCGCGAGCTGCCGCTGCGCCTCTTCGAGTTCGGCACGGTCTACCGGTACGAGAAGTCCGGTGTGGTGCACGGCCTGACCCGCTCGCGCGGCTTCACCCAGGACGACTCGCACATCTACTGCACCAAGGAGCAGATGCCCCAGGAACTGGACTCCCTGCTCACCTTCGTGCTGGACCTGCTGCGGGACTACGGGCTGAACCAGTTCGAGCTGGAGCTGTCCACCCGCGACCCCGAGTCGGACAAGTTCATCGGCGAGGACGCGGAGTGGGAGGAGGCCACCGAGGCGCTGCGCCAGGCCGCCGAGAAGCAGGGCCTCCCGCTCGTCCCCGACCCGGGCGGCGCCGCGTACTACGGCCCGAAGATCTCCGTGCAGGCGAGGGACGCGATCGGCCGCTCCTGGCAGATGTCGACCATCCAGGTCGACTTCCAGCAGCCGAAGCGGTTCGGCCTGGAGTACACGGCGGCGGACGGCTCGCGTCAGCAGCCGGTCATGATCCACCGGGCGCTCTTCGGCTCCATCGAGCGGTTCTTCGCCGTGCTGCTGGAGCACTACGCGGGCGCGTTCCCGGCGTGGCTGGCCCCCGTCCAGGCGGTCGGCATCCCGATCGGCGACGCGCACGTCTCCTACCTCCAGGAGTTCGCCGCCGACGCCAAGGCGCGCGGGCTGCGGGTGGAGGTCGACGCCTCCTCCGACCGGATGCAGAAGAAGATCCGCAACCACCAGAAGGCCAAGGTGCCGTTCATGATCATCGTCGGGGACGAGGACATGAACGCCGGCACGGTCTCCTTCCGGTACCGCGACGGCTCCCAGGAGAACGGCATCGCCCGCGAGGACGCCATCGCCAAGCTCCTCGACGTGGTCGAGCGGCGCGTCCAGGTCTGA
- a CDS encoding potassium channel family protein — translation MRTRPSRPAADQRRLHRWENRTELPLATASLVFLAAYALRVLGTGLPPAVHDLCVALLLGCWLLFAADYAVRWRLSGEGPRFWVRHGLDTAVLLLPLLRPLRVVPVYEAVRRRHRRPRLNLYARVMSYAGLAALLLGFAGALAVYAAERSAEDSTIRTFGDAVWCVCATLATVGYGDAVPVTFLGRTVMVALMAGGLALLGAVTGSFASWLLQVFAEEGENTGRPPAS, via the coding sequence ATGCGCACCCGCCCGTCCCGGCCCGCCGCCGACCAGCGGCGCCTGCACCGCTGGGAGAACCGCACCGAGCTGCCGCTGGCCACCGCCTCCCTGGTCTTCCTCGCCGCGTACGCCCTGCGTGTGCTGGGGACCGGGCTGCCACCCGCGGTCCACGACCTGTGCGTCGCCCTGCTGCTGGGCTGCTGGCTGCTCTTCGCCGCCGACTACGCGGTGCGCTGGCGGCTCAGCGGGGAGGGCCCGCGGTTCTGGGTGCGCCACGGTCTGGACACGGCGGTCCTGCTGCTGCCGCTGCTGCGCCCCCTGCGGGTGGTCCCCGTCTACGAGGCGGTCCGCCGCAGGCACCGGCGCCCTCGCCTGAACCTGTACGCCCGGGTGATGAGCTACGCGGGCCTCGCGGCGCTGCTGCTCGGCTTCGCGGGGGCGCTCGCCGTCTACGCGGCGGAACGCTCGGCGGAGGACTCCACGATCCGCACCTTCGGCGACGCCGTGTGGTGCGTCTGCGCCACCCTGGCCACCGTCGGGTACGGCGACGCGGTGCCGGTCACCTTCCTCGGCCGGACCGTGATGGTGGCCCTGATGGCCGGCGGCCTCGCCCTCCTGGGCGCGGTCACCGGTTCCTTCGCCTCCTGGCTGCTCCAGGTCTTCGCCGAGGAGGGCGAGAACACGGGGCGGCCCCCGGCGAGCTGA
- a CDS encoding HIT family protein — translation MLQGMTTEPEQQFGVGTPDAFQRLWTPHRMAYIQGENKPTGPGAGDGCPFCVVPAKSDEDGLIVRRGTHAYAVLNLYPYNGGHLLVVPYRHVADYTELDAAETAEVAELTKQAMTALRSASGAHGFNIGLNQGSAAGAGIAAHLHQHIVPRWGGDTNFMPVIGDTKVLPQLLGDTRAMLAAAWPEGDGAELTDTDAG, via the coding sequence ATGCTGCAAGGCATGACGACTGAGCCGGAGCAGCAGTTCGGAGTGGGGACGCCCGACGCGTTCCAGCGCCTGTGGACACCCCACCGGATGGCGTACATCCAAGGGGAGAACAAGCCGACCGGGCCCGGTGCCGGGGACGGCTGTCCGTTCTGCGTGGTCCCGGCCAAGTCCGACGAGGACGGGCTGATCGTCCGGCGCGGGACGCACGCCTACGCGGTGCTCAACCTCTACCCGTACAACGGCGGCCACCTGCTGGTCGTGCCGTACCGGCACGTCGCCGACTACACCGAGCTGGACGCCGCGGAGACCGCCGAGGTCGCCGAGCTGACCAAGCAGGCGATGACGGCGCTTCGCTCCGCCTCCGGCGCGCACGGCTTCAACATCGGGCTCAACCAGGGGTCGGCCGCGGGCGCGGGCATCGCCGCCCACCTCCACCAGCACATCGTGCCGAGGTGGGGCGGCGACACCAACTTCATGCCGGTGATCGGCGACACCAAGGTGCTGCCGCAGCTCCTCGGCGACACCCGGGCCATGCTCGCCGCGGCCTGGCCCGAGGGCGACGGGGCCGAGCTGACGGACACGGACGCGGGCTGA
- the pgsA gene encoding phosphatidylinositol phosphate synthase, translated as MLNKYARAFFTRVLTPFAAFLLRRGVSPDAVTLIGTAGVVAGALVFFPRGEFFWGTIVITLFVFSDLVDGNMARQAGISSRWGAFLDSTLDRVADGAIFGGFALWYAGGGDDTLLCAVALFCLTAGQVVSYTKARGEAIGLPVAVNGLVERAERLVISLVAAGLAGLHNFGVPGIQVLLPIALWLVAVGSLVTLVQRVVTVRREAFEADGPAGQGAVS; from the coding sequence ATGCTGAACAAGTACGCGCGAGCGTTCTTCACGCGCGTCCTCACACCGTTCGCCGCGTTTCTGCTCCGCCGGGGGGTCAGCCCCGACGCGGTCACCCTCATCGGGACGGCCGGAGTGGTGGCGGGTGCGCTGGTCTTCTTCCCCCGGGGAGAGTTCTTCTGGGGCACGATCGTCATCACCCTCTTCGTCTTCTCCGACCTGGTCGACGGCAACATGGCCCGCCAGGCCGGGATCTCCAGCCGCTGGGGCGCGTTCCTCGACTCGACCCTCGACCGGGTCGCCGACGGCGCGATCTTCGGCGGCTTCGCCCTCTGGTACGCGGGCGGCGGCGACGACACCCTGCTCTGCGCGGTGGCCCTCTTCTGCCTGACCGCCGGGCAGGTCGTCTCCTACACCAAGGCGCGCGGCGAGGCCATCGGCCTGCCGGTCGCCGTCAACGGCCTGGTGGAGCGCGCCGAGCGACTGGTGATCTCGCTGGTCGCGGCCGGCCTGGCCGGACTGCACAACTTCGGCGTCCCCGGCATCCAGGTCCTGCTGCCGATCGCGCTGTGGCTGGTCGCCGTCGGCAGCCTGGTCACCCTGGTCCAGCGGGTGGTCACGGTCCGCCGCGAGGCCTTCGAGGCGGACGGCCCGGCGGGGCAGGGGGCCGTCTCGTGA
- a CDS encoding phosphatidylinositol mannoside acyltransferase, whose product MNERLSDALYGLGWSTVKRLPEPVAVRLGRTIADSVWKRRGKGVLRLEANLARVVPDAGPERLSELSRAGMRSYLRYWMESFRLPAWSDARIRDGFEPDGLHHLTDGLAAGKGVILALPHLGNWDLAGAWVTRDLGVPFTTVAERLRPETLYDRFVAYREGLGMEVLPHTGGSAFGTLARRLRAGGLVCLVADRDLSASGVEVEFFGDTARMPAGPAILAQQTGAPLLPVTLWFDSTPVMKGRVHPPVEVPGAGDRAGRTSLMTQALADAFAEGIADHPEDWHMLQRLWLDDLEPREST is encoded by the coding sequence GTGAACGAACGGCTCTCCGACGCGCTGTACGGCCTCGGCTGGAGCACCGTCAAGAGGCTCCCCGAGCCCGTCGCCGTCCGCCTCGGCCGGACCATCGCGGACTCGGTGTGGAAGCGTCGCGGCAAGGGCGTCCTGAGGCTGGAGGCCAACCTCGCCAGGGTCGTCCCCGACGCCGGCCCCGAGCGGCTGTCCGAGCTGTCCCGGGCCGGGATGCGCTCGTACCTGCGGTACTGGATGGAGTCCTTCCGGCTGCCCGCCTGGAGCGACGCGCGGATCAGGGACGGGTTCGAGCCGGACGGCCTGCACCACCTCACCGACGGCCTCGCCGCCGGGAAGGGCGTCATCCTCGCCCTGCCCCACCTGGGCAACTGGGACCTTGCCGGGGCCTGGGTGACCCGCGACCTCGGGGTGCCCTTCACCACCGTCGCCGAGCGGCTCAGACCCGAGACCCTCTACGACCGGTTCGTCGCCTACCGCGAGGGTCTCGGGATGGAGGTGCTGCCGCACACCGGTGGCTCCGCCTTCGGCACCCTCGCCCGCCGGCTGCGCGCCGGCGGCCTGGTCTGCCTCGTCGCCGACCGCGACCTCTCCGCCTCCGGTGTCGAGGTGGAGTTCTTCGGCGACACCGCCCGGATGCCCGCCGGGCCCGCGATACTCGCCCAGCAGACCGGCGCGCCGCTGCTGCCCGTGACCCTGTGGTTCGACAGCACCCCCGTCATGAAGGGCCGTGTCCACCCGCCCGTCGAGGTGCCCGGAGCAGGTGACCGGGCCGGGAGGACGTCCCTCATGACACAGGCCCTCGCGGACGCCTTCGCCGAGGGCATCGCCGACCACCCCGAGGACTGGCACATGCTCCAGCGCCTCTGGCTGGACGACCTGGAACCACGGGAGAGCACTTGA
- a CDS encoding glycosyltransferase family 4 protein produces the protein MRIGIVCPYAWDVPGGVQFHIRDLAEHLIRLGHEVSVLAPSDDETPLPPYVVSAGRAVPVPYNGSVARLNFGFLSAARVRRWLHDGTFDVIHIHEPASPSLGLLSCWAASGPIVATFHTSNPRSRAMIAAYPILQPALEKISARIAVSEYARRTLVEHLGGDAVVIPNGVDVGFFARAEPRPEWQGSTLGFIGRIDEPRKGLPVLMKALPAILAARPEARLLVAGRGDEEEAVAGLPAELRERVEFLGMVSDEDKARLLRSVDVYVAPNTGGESFGIILVEAMSAGAPVLASDLDAFSQVLDHGGAGELFTNEDADALAAGAIRLLGDAERRERLREHGSRHVKRFDWTTVGSDILAVYETVTDGAASVATDERVGLRARLGFARD, from the coding sequence TTGAGGATCGGCATCGTCTGCCCGTACGCCTGGGACGTCCCCGGCGGGGTCCAGTTCCACATCCGCGACCTGGCCGAACACCTGATCCGGCTCGGCCACGAGGTCTCCGTCCTCGCCCCGTCCGACGACGAGACCCCGCTGCCGCCCTACGTGGTCTCGGCCGGACGCGCCGTGCCCGTGCCGTACAACGGCTCCGTGGCCCGGCTGAACTTCGGCTTCCTCTCCGCCGCCCGGGTGCGCCGCTGGCTGCACGACGGCACCTTCGACGTCATCCACATCCACGAGCCCGCCTCGCCCTCGCTGGGCCTGCTGAGCTGCTGGGCCGCCTCCGGGCCGATCGTGGCCACCTTCCACACCTCCAACCCGCGCTCGCGGGCGATGATCGCCGCCTACCCGATCCTCCAGCCCGCGCTGGAGAAGATCAGCGCGCGCATCGCGGTCAGCGAGTACGCCCGGCGCACGCTGGTGGAACACCTCGGCGGGGACGCCGTGGTCATTCCCAACGGCGTCGACGTCGGCTTCTTCGCACGGGCCGAGCCCCGGCCCGAGTGGCAGGGCTCCACCCTCGGCTTCATCGGCCGTATCGACGAGCCCCGCAAGGGCCTGCCCGTCCTCATGAAGGCGCTGCCCGCCATCCTCGCCGCCCGTCCCGAGGCCCGGCTCCTCGTCGCGGGCCGGGGCGACGAGGAGGAGGCCGTCGCCGGGCTCCCCGCCGAGCTGCGGGAGAGGGTCGAGTTCCTCGGCATGGTCAGCGACGAGGACAAGGCGCGCCTGCTGCGCAGCGTCGACGTGTACGTGGCGCCCAACACCGGGGGCGAGAGCTTCGGCATCATCCTGGTCGAGGCGATGTCCGCCGGGGCCCCCGTCCTCGCCAGCGACCTCGACGCCTTCTCGCAGGTCCTCGACCACGGCGGGGCCGGCGAACTGTTCACCAACGAGGACGCCGACGCGCTGGCCGCCGGGGCGATCCGCCTGCTCGGGGACGCCGAACGCCGCGAGCGGCTGCGCGAGCACGGCTCACGGCACGTCAAGCGCTTCGACTGGACCACTGTCGGCTCCGACATCCTCGCCGTCTACGAGACGGTCACCGACGGCGCCGCCTCGGTCGCCACCGACGAACGCGTCGGTCTGCGCGCCCGCCTGGGGTTCGCCCGCGACTGA
- the pdxS gene encoding pyridoxal 5'-phosphate synthase lyase subunit PdxS — translation MSSTPPAPTTAAPATGTARVKRGMAEQLKGGVIMDVVTPEQAKIAEDAGAVAVMALERVPADIRKDGGVARMSDPEMIESIIEAVSIPVMAKSRIGHFVEAQVLQSLGVDYIDESEVLTPADEANHSDKWSFTTPFVCGATNLGEALRRIAEGAAMIRSKGEAGTGNVVEAVRHLRQIKAEIGRLAACDQHELYAAAKELRAPYELVAETAALGRLPVVLFSAGGVATPADAALMRQLGAEGVFVGSGIFKSGDPARRAAAIVRATTFFDDPKAVADASRNLGEAMVGINCDTLPETERYANRGW, via the coding sequence GTGTCCAGCACGCCCCCCGCCCCCACCACCGCCGCCCCCGCCACCGGCACCGCCCGCGTCAAGCGCGGCATGGCCGAGCAGCTCAAGGGCGGCGTGATCATGGACGTGGTCACGCCGGAGCAGGCGAAGATCGCCGAGGACGCCGGCGCCGTCGCCGTCATGGCGCTGGAGCGGGTCCCCGCCGACATCCGCAAGGACGGCGGGGTGGCCCGCATGTCCGACCCGGAGATGATCGAGTCCATCATCGAGGCCGTCTCCATCCCGGTGATGGCCAAGTCCCGCATCGGCCACTTCGTGGAGGCCCAGGTCCTCCAGTCGCTCGGCGTCGACTACATCGACGAGTCCGAGGTCCTCACCCCCGCCGACGAGGCCAACCACTCCGACAAGTGGTCCTTCACCACCCCCTTCGTCTGTGGCGCCACCAACCTCGGCGAGGCCCTGCGCCGCATCGCCGAAGGGGCCGCGATGATCCGCTCCAAGGGCGAGGCCGGCACCGGCAACGTCGTCGAGGCGGTTCGCCACCTCCGCCAGATCAAGGCCGAGATCGGCCGCCTCGCCGCCTGCGACCAGCACGAGCTGTACGCCGCCGCCAAGGAGCTGCGCGCCCCCTACGAACTGGTCGCCGAGACCGCCGCGCTCGGCCGCCTGCCCGTGGTGCTCTTCTCCGCGGGCGGGGTCGCCACCCCGGCCGACGCCGCGCTCATGCGCCAGCTCGGCGCGGAGGGCGTCTTCGTCGGCTCGGGGATCTTCAAGTCCGGCGACCCGGCCAGGCGGGCCGCCGCGATCGTCCGCGCCACGACCTTCTTCGACGACCCGAAGGCCGTCGCGGACGCCTCCCGCAACCTCGGCGAGGCCATGGTCGGCATCAACTGCGACACGCTCCCGGAGACCGAGCGCTACGCCAACCGCGGCTGGTGA
- the pdxT gene encoding pyridoxal 5'-phosphate synthase glutaminase subunit PdxT, producing MAAAPLVGVLALQGDVPEHLRALTASGARATAVRRPGELAALDGLVLPGGESTTISRLAALFGLTEPLRARIAEGLPVYGTCAGMILLADRILDPRAGQETFGGIDMTVRRNAFGRQNESFEASVPVTGVDGPPVDGVFIRAPWVESAGSATEVLATYGGHPVAVRQGNALATSFHPELTGDHRLHGHFTELVRAAA from the coding sequence ATGGCCGCCGCACCTCTCGTCGGCGTCCTCGCCCTCCAGGGTGACGTCCCGGAGCACCTGAGGGCCCTCACCGCCTCCGGTGCCCGGGCCACCGCGGTGCGGCGGCCCGGGGAACTGGCCGCTCTCGACGGGCTGGTCCTGCCCGGCGGCGAGTCGACCACCATCTCCAGGCTCGCGGCGCTCTTCGGCCTCACCGAGCCGCTGCGGGCCCGTATCGCCGAGGGGCTGCCGGTCTACGGCACCTGCGCCGGGATGATCCTGCTCGCCGACAGGATCCTCGACCCGCGGGCCGGCCAGGAGACCTTCGGAGGGATCGACATGACGGTGCGCCGCAACGCCTTCGGGCGGCAGAACGAGTCGTTCGAGGCGTCCGTGCCGGTCACCGGCGTCGACGGCCCGCCCGTCGACGGGGTGTTCATCCGCGCGCCCTGGGTGGAGTCCGCCGGCTCCGCCACCGAGGTGCTCGCCACCTACGGCGGCCACCCGGTCGCCGTCCGGCAGGGCAACGCGCTGGCGACCTCCTTCCACCCCGAACTGACCGGCGACCACCGGCTGCACGGCCACTTCACCGAACTGGTCCGCGCCGCCGCCTGA